The Paraphotobacterium marinum genome contains a region encoding:
- the hemG gene encoding menaquinone-dependent protoporphyrinogen IX dehydrogenase, whose product MKPILILYFTKDGHTKKIASVIKQNIESKKYLVDLLEISMIPSGFNFEKYESIVLGMPVRYGNINKKVYDFIRNNYSKLINKKLYLYIVCLSARKSEKRKVENSKYYLKFIQKSKLSFVKSEIFAGVLCYPKYNFFDRTMIRFIMKLTGGETDTTIPYLCYTDWEQVNLFSNEILS is encoded by the coding sequence ATGAAACCAATTTTAATTTTATACTTTACTAAAGATGGCCATACAAAAAAGATAGCTTCTGTAATTAAACAAAACATTGAATCAAAAAAGTATTTAGTTGATTTGTTAGAGATATCGATGATTCCTTCAGGTTTTAATTTTGAAAAATATGAATCTATTGTATTGGGTATGCCAGTTAGATATGGAAATATAAATAAAAAAGTTTATGATTTTATTAGAAATAACTATAGTAAACTTATAAATAAAAAGCTTTATTTATATATAGTTTGCTTAAGTGCCAGAAAGTCTGAGAAGAGAAAGGTTGAAAATAGCAAATATTATTTAAAATTTATCCAAAAATCTAAGTTGAGTTTTGTAAAATCTGAAATTTTTGCAGGTGTCTTGTGTTACCCTAAGTATAACTTTTTTGATCGAACGATGATTCGTTTTATCATGAAGTTAACTGGTGGAGAAACAGATACAACAATCCCTTATTTATGTTATACAGACTGGGAGCAAGTAAATTTGTTTTCTAATGAAATATTAAGTTGA
- a CDS encoding acrylyl-CoA reductase family protein: MISAIVLKKINDLFEAEYKTNVNVDFLNVEDTLIEVEYSSLNYKDALAITAPNKIVKTFPFIPGIDLAGKVIESNNKNFSKGDRVVSTGYGLGEKYFGGFSSRAYVNSAYICKLPTNLSTKEAMSIGTAGLTALLCIQSLLKENIKPNDGPIAITGASGGVGSSSISILSNLGYDVVAITSRKEPNQNYLKQLGASKVYSLNEISNNQKPLNKQLWSAVIDCVGGEILSNLLTEIKYAGCAIICGLAQSYKLNTTVMPFILRGIKLIGIDSVYQNLQSKQNCWDNAKKLFKENYFQDNMKVIPLSEVLSYSEDLINKKVTGRLVISL; this comes from the coding sequence ATGATTTCAGCAATTGTTTTAAAAAAAATTAACGATCTTTTTGAGGCTGAATACAAAACAAATGTAAACGTGGACTTTCTTAATGTTGAGGACACTCTCATTGAAGTTGAGTATTCATCTTTAAACTATAAAGATGCACTTGCAATAACTGCTCCAAATAAAATAGTAAAGACATTTCCATTTATACCTGGAATAGATCTTGCTGGAAAAGTTATTGAGTCTAATAATAAAAACTTCTCTAAAGGTGATAGAGTAGTATCAACGGGTTATGGTTTAGGAGAAAAATACTTTGGTGGGTTTTCTTCAAGAGCTTACGTTAATTCAGCCTATATATGTAAACTACCAACCAACCTTTCAACTAAAGAAGCTATGTCAATAGGTACTGCCGGTTTAACTGCATTATTGTGTATTCAATCTTTATTAAAAGAAAATATAAAACCTAATGATGGACCAATAGCGATTACAGGGGCTAGTGGAGGCGTTGGAAGCTCCTCAATAAGTATATTATCCAATTTGGGATATGATGTAGTCGCTATTACAAGTAGAAAAGAGCCAAACCAAAATTATTTAAAACAGCTAGGTGCAAGTAAAGTATATAGTTTAAATGAAATAAGTAATAACCAAAAACCACTCAATAAACAATTATGGTCTGCAGTAATAGACTGTGTTGGAGGAGAAATATTGTCTAATTTACTTACTGAAATTAAGTATGCAGGTTGTGCAATTATTTGTGGTTTAGCCCAAAGCTATAAGCTTAACACAACAGTAATGCCTTTTATTCTCAGAGGTATAAAGTTAATTGGAATTGATTCAGTTTATCAAAACTTACAGTCCAAACAAAACTGTTGGGACAATGCCAAAAAGTTATTTAAAGAAAATTATTTTCAAGATAATATGAAGGTAATACCTTTGTCAGAAGTTCTTTCATATTCTGAAGATCTTATAAATAAAAAAGTTACTGGTCGATTAGTGATATCATTATGA